A section of the Verrucomicrobiota bacterium genome encodes:
- a CDS encoding DUF1330 domain-containing protein: MADKEKIYMMNALWFKPEGGAEKYQEYLNAALGFVVKYGGKATDLYHPDESLIGEFDGDLVFFVEWPNQKAFDDFRLDPDFKKVRPLREAAIRNSLLIRCSKV, translated from the coding sequence ATGGCTGACAAAGAAAAGATCTATATGATGAATGCGCTGTGGTTTAAGCCCGAGGGTGGCGCAGAGAAATATCAAGAATACTTGAATGCGGCTCTAGGGTTTGTGGTGAAATATGGAGGTAAAGCAACGGACTTATATCATCCGGATGAATCCTTAATCGGCGAGTTCGATGGAGACCTCGTGTTTTTCGTCGAATGGCCCAATCAAAAAGCCTTCGACGATTTTCGTCTCGATCCAGATTTCAAAAAAGTGAGACCTCTCCGCGAGGCCGCGATTCGGAATTCGTTATTGATACGTTGTTCGAAAGTCTAG
- a CDS encoding type I 3-dehydroquinate dehydratase, producing the protein MIKSNFQNLKERQLVIGTVTTVEDLLFLDQEGPPMEIDVFEFRLDNLREHLDLAESVANKLEGRVLITARHPDEGGVGDLDESERHELLARFVPKAAMIDLELRSLQDSQLLCELANKAQAAGVILIGTMHDFEMMPALIDLHDAVGSALEIGVDIVKIAVVVEQMVDVFNLAELVEATEMPVSAMGMGPLGKLSRLVLARAGSVLNYGYLRVSNAPGQWPASELRRLMDEIS; encoded by the coding sequence ATGATTAAGAGTAATTTTCAAAATCTTAAAGAAAGGCAGCTAGTGATCGGGACGGTCACAACGGTGGAGGATTTGTTATTCCTTGATCAGGAAGGTCCACCCATGGAGATCGACGTCTTTGAGTTCCGGCTCGATAACCTACGGGAGCATCTCGACCTGGCAGAGTCCGTTGCGAATAAGTTGGAGGGCCGAGTTCTCATCACTGCGCGTCACCCAGATGAGGGCGGCGTAGGAGATCTGGATGAATCAGAGCGCCATGAGCTGCTTGCCCGTTTCGTCCCCAAAGCTGCGATGATCGACCTTGAATTGCGCTCGCTTCAGGATTCACAGCTGTTGTGTGAGTTGGCCAACAAAGCTCAGGCTGCTGGCGTCATCCTCATTGGCACCATGCATGATTTTGAAATGATGCCGGCTTTGATCGATCTTCACGACGCAGTCGGAAGCGCCTTAGAGATAGGTGTCGATATCGTGAAGATCGCTGTCGTGGTCGAACAGATGGTCGATGTATTTAATTTGGCCGAGCTGGTCGAAGCCACCGAAATGCCGGTCAGCGCGATGGGAATGGGCCCGCTTGGCAAATTATCGAGACTGGTGCTGGCGCGCGCTGGATCAGTCCTGAACTATGGTTATCTTCGCGTATCCAACGCACCCGGTCAATGGCCCGCAAGCGAGCTGAGGCGATTGATGGATGAAATTTCCTGA
- a CDS encoding ATP-binding protein codes for MVKRKYWINRIESAWKERSLIWLSGVRRSGKTVLCQSLESVEYFDCELPRVRREIGDPEEFLGSLKGRRIALDEIHRLDNPSELLKIAADHFPETKIIATGSSTLGASAKFKDTLAGRKHDIWLSPMILEDWEAFENFGWDHRFIRGGLPPFYLAEKYPEKDYQEWMEAYWAKDVQELFRVERRASFFRFFELLVQQSGGMFEASSLASPVGASRPTLSNYLQILQETYVFFVLKPFFKYKTKEIISAPKVYCFDTGFVAYQRGWSTIREEDRGPLWEHFVLNQFCAHGWKDQLRYWRDKQKREVDFVLLRRGKPPCAIETKWKANPGDIGNLAAFHQSHPESDKVILANDVDRTFTRKFKDMQVRFMSLPALIKWL; via the coding sequence ATGGTTAAAAGAAAATATTGGATAAACCGCATAGAGTCGGCCTGGAAAGAGCGCAGTCTGATTTGGCTAAGCGGGGTGAGACGCTCGGGCAAGACCGTGCTTTGTCAAAGCCTGGAAAGCGTAGAATACTTTGACTGTGAACTCCCGCGTGTGCGGCGCGAAATAGGGGACCCTGAAGAATTCTTGGGATCACTGAAAGGACGACGCATCGCTTTGGACGAGATACACCGATTAGATAATCCCTCGGAATTACTGAAAATTGCCGCTGACCATTTTCCCGAAACGAAAATCATCGCAACCGGTTCCTCAACACTAGGGGCATCCGCAAAGTTTAAAGATACCCTGGCAGGACGAAAACATGACATCTGGCTATCACCGATGATTCTCGAAGATTGGGAGGCGTTTGAAAACTTCGGTTGGGATCACCGTTTTATCAGAGGTGGTCTGCCTCCGTTTTACCTAGCTGAGAAGTATCCGGAAAAGGATTACCAGGAATGGATGGAGGCTTATTGGGCAAAAGATGTTCAGGAGCTTTTCAGGGTTGAGCGTAGAGCATCTTTCTTTCGCTTTTTCGAACTTCTAGTCCAACAGAGCGGGGGAATGTTCGAGGCCAGCTCACTAGCTAGCCCAGTTGGGGCGAGCCGGCCTACCCTTTCCAACTATCTGCAAATACTACAGGAGACTTACGTCTTTTTTGTTCTTAAACCTTTCTTCAAGTATAAAACAAAAGAAATTATCTCGGCACCAAAAGTCTATTGCTTCGATACAGGATTCGTAGCTTACCAGCGAGGCTGGTCAACAATTCGCGAAGAGGATAGAGGTCCGCTATGGGAGCATTTCGTACTCAACCAGTTTTGTGCCCATGGCTGGAAGGATCAATTGAGATATTGGCGGGATAAACAAAAACGGGAGGTAGATTTTGTGTTGTTGCGACGGGGCAAGCCGCCATGTGCTATAGAAACGAAGTGGAAAGCGAATCCTGGCGACATTGGAAACCTGGCTGCCTTCCACCAAAGTCATCCGGAATCAGATAAAGTTATCCTCGCTAACGACGTAGACCGAACATTCACCCGAAAATTTAAAGACATGCAGGTTCGTTTCATGAGTCTTCCGGCCTTAATCAAATGGTTGTAG
- a CDS encoding sulfatase: MIRFFLLLTSTLTLTLSTSFAHKPNILFIAIDDQNDWIGCMDGHPLVQTPNIDKLAARGTLFTNAHTQSPLCNSSRTSLMVGLRPSTTGIHGLAPWFRDVPQWKDLISLPQHFANNGYQTYSNGKIYHSIRSQPADTPNPEFQHWGSRGGVGSTPPQKLIPTTPFGNHPLMDWGVWPDDNDDTKKGDWDVASQAIKMLENMPDGKPFFLSAGFFLPHVPCFATQKWFDLYPNDESVLPPMRKDDRDDTSRSSWWIHWSLPEPRLKWLEENNQVINLARSYMASTSFVDSQIGRILDALEKSGHKDDTIVVLWSDHGYHLGEKLITGKNTLWRRSTRIPLIFAGPGVTPGQRSNRPAELLDIYPTLVDLVDLPEVDHLEGLSLTPQLTNAQAPRKRPAITSHNQGNYSIVSEEWRYIHYVDGAEELYDIVNDPNEWTNLAGNSENEPVLKSMRKWLPKIDNGPTPGSGARILTYYDRTPVWEGQVIGKNDPIPHDKK; this comes from the coding sequence ATGATTCGATTCTTTCTTCTTCTCACTTCAACCCTGACCCTAACGCTAAGCACAAGCTTTGCCCATAAGCCCAATATTCTATTCATCGCTATCGATGATCAAAACGACTGGATCGGCTGCATGGATGGCCATCCGCTGGTTCAAACACCGAACATCGACAAGCTTGCCGCTCGCGGAACGCTCTTTACCAATGCCCATACACAATCCCCGTTGTGTAATTCTTCGCGCACGAGTTTGATGGTGGGTCTTCGCCCAAGCACCACAGGAATTCACGGACTCGCTCCCTGGTTCAGAGATGTGCCTCAGTGGAAAGACCTCATTTCGCTACCGCAACATTTCGCCAACAACGGCTACCAGACTTACAGCAACGGGAAAATCTATCATAGCATCCGTAGTCAACCAGCAGATACGCCTAATCCAGAGTTCCAGCATTGGGGTTCGCGGGGTGGGGTAGGTTCCACACCGCCTCAGAAACTAATTCCTACAACTCCCTTTGGTAACCATCCTTTAATGGACTGGGGAGTGTGGCCCGACGATAATGACGATACCAAAAAAGGCGATTGGGATGTCGCTTCTCAGGCAATCAAAATGCTTGAAAACATGCCCGATGGAAAACCCTTTTTTCTGTCCGCTGGTTTCTTTCTCCCACATGTTCCCTGTTTCGCTACTCAGAAGTGGTTCGACCTTTATCCCAACGACGAATCGGTGCTGCCCCCCATGCGGAAGGATGACAGAGATGATACCTCTCGTTCTTCCTGGTGGATTCATTGGAGTTTGCCTGAGCCACGCCTAAAATGGCTCGAAGAAAATAATCAGGTCATCAATCTCGCCCGCTCTTACATGGCGTCGACCAGCTTTGTGGATAGCCAGATTGGTCGCATCCTCGACGCACTCGAAAAGTCAGGCCACAAGGATGACACGATCGTAGTTCTATGGAGTGACCATGGTTATCACCTCGGTGAGAAATTGATCACCGGGAAAAATACACTCTGGCGCCGCTCTACCCGGATACCACTTATTTTTGCCGGACCTGGAGTAACTCCGGGTCAACGCTCCAATCGACCTGCAGAGCTGCTCGACATCTATCCTACATTGGTGGACCTCGTGGATCTACCTGAGGTCGATCATCTCGAAGGACTAAGTCTGACACCTCAGTTAACCAACGCGCAAGCTCCTCGGAAACGCCCTGCTATCACTTCTCATAATCAGGGCAACTATTCCATCGTGTCTGAAGAATGGCGTTACATTCACTACGTCGACGGAGCCGAAGAACTCTACGATATTGTCAACGATCCGAACGAATGGACGAACCTCGCCGGCAACAGCGAAAACGAACCTGTATTGAAATCCATGCGAAAATGGTTACCTAAAATCGACAATGGTCCCACGCCTGGAAGCGGTGCCCGGATTCTGACCTACTACGACAGAACCCCTGTTTGGGAAGGCCAGGTCATTGGCAAAAACGACCCTATTCCTCACGACAAGAAGTGA
- a CDS encoding fatty acid desaturase produces the protein MSTTYRPLAEVRKDLRVSWYRCPVERAKLRELSIRSDLKGLVQAGGHLLLLVATGALSFYFWQQQIWVGFFGALFLHGSIGSFFSGIGAHELGHGTVFQSRWLNKCFLYLVSLLSWWDPFDYGLSHTYHHRYTQFPEADRENLSPLVPSLRWHLLVQLFTVNVFTQPGRSFAKGGLLSTIWVTLKSACGVVGSTKAPSREWLQALHEDQPEEFRKSVWWSRLLLLFHGSLLAVSIVSGLWILPIIVSCFAFTANWLRYLTGMTQHCGLRDNIPDFRKSTRSTKLNPLVEFLYWHMNWHTEHHMYAAVPCYNLKKLAKEISEDMPEPRTVLGAWREMRETWERQKADPNYEFDTPVPQPKESTHADDTDELASSIGELAPEGLR, from the coding sequence ATGAGCACCACCTATAGACCGCTTGCTGAAGTAAGAAAAGACCTTCGAGTGTCGTGGTATCGTTGTCCGGTCGAGCGCGCAAAACTTCGTGAGTTGTCGATACGAAGTGATTTGAAAGGATTGGTTCAAGCGGGAGGACACTTGCTATTACTTGTAGCCACCGGCGCTCTTTCGTTTTACTTTTGGCAGCAACAGATTTGGGTTGGATTTTTTGGCGCGCTATTCTTGCACGGATCGATTGGAAGTTTCTTTTCGGGAATCGGTGCGCATGAACTAGGTCATGGCACCGTATTTCAATCCAGGTGGCTGAATAAATGTTTCCTCTATCTGGTTAGCCTTTTAAGCTGGTGGGATCCATTCGACTACGGCCTTAGCCACACCTATCATCATCGCTATACTCAATTCCCCGAAGCAGATCGGGAAAACTTGAGTCCACTTGTGCCCTCGTTGCGTTGGCACCTCCTAGTCCAACTATTTACGGTGAACGTATTCACTCAACCGGGACGCAGTTTCGCCAAGGGCGGTCTTCTCTCAACGATCTGGGTCACCCTGAAATCGGCTTGTGGAGTCGTCGGATCGACAAAGGCTCCGAGTAGAGAATGGCTGCAGGCTTTGCACGAGGATCAGCCAGAGGAATTCAGGAAGTCGGTATGGTGGTCGCGCCTGCTACTGCTTTTCCACGGATCCTTGCTGGCAGTTTCGATCGTGAGTGGTCTGTGGATATTGCCCATTATCGTCTCTTGTTTTGCGTTTACTGCCAATTGGCTTCGTTACCTTACTGGCATGACCCAGCACTGTGGCTTGCGCGACAACATCCCGGATTTTCGCAAAAGTACGCGTTCAACCAAACTCAATCCGCTGGTCGAGTTTCTCTACTGGCACATGAACTGGCATACTGAGCACCACATGTATGCGGCAGTTCCCTGCTACAACCTCAAGAAGTTAGCCAAAGAAATCTCAGAAGACATGCCCGAACCGCGCACGGTCCTTGGCGCGTGGCGAGAGATGCGCGAAACCTGGGAACGACAAAAGGCCGACCCGAATTATGAGTTCGACACTCCAGTGCCTCAACCGAAGGAGAGTACCCACGCAGACGATACCGACGAACTGGCAAGTTCAATCGGCGAGTTGGCTCCTGAGGGTTTGCGGTAA
- a CDS encoding LLM class flavin-dependent oxidoreductase, with translation MTPYSLLDLVPVIEGGNIAQAIANAVDLATHAESLGFKRYWVAEHHGMPGIASAATSVVIGHIAEATKTIRVGAGGIMLPNHAPLVIAEQFGTLAALYPDRIDLGLGRAPGSDQLVAKAIRRTLSSDPQAFPRDVMELQSYFADDGKTGITATPGAGTEIPLYILGSSLFGAQVAAALGLPYAFASHFAPEMLDHALMIYRDEFRPSAQLSKPYAFGAMTIIAAETDEEAEFLASSLQQSFIRLRTGTPGQLPPPIKDYKQSLPPQYASILNSVLECSAIGGPEKVKEDVARFIERTQADEIIITSSIFDHQKRKASLEIAASVF, from the coding sequence ATGACCCCATATTCCCTGCTCGACTTGGTTCCCGTTATCGAAGGTGGTAATATCGCCCAGGCCATCGCTAACGCCGTCGACCTCGCTACCCACGCTGAGAGCCTCGGCTTTAAGCGCTATTGGGTGGCTGAACATCACGGCATGCCGGGCATCGCCAGTGCCGCCACCTCGGTGGTGATCGGCCACATTGCAGAGGCTACCAAAACAATCCGGGTCGGTGCCGGTGGTATCATGCTCCCCAACCATGCGCCCTTGGTGATAGCCGAACAATTCGGCACGCTGGCAGCGCTCTATCCGGATCGCATTGATTTGGGGCTGGGGCGGGCACCGGGAAGCGACCAGCTCGTCGCCAAGGCGATTCGCCGTACGCTTAGCAGCGACCCGCAAGCTTTTCCCCGCGACGTGATGGAGTTGCAAAGCTATTTTGCCGACGATGGGAAAACAGGCATCACCGCCACCCCGGGTGCAGGCACCGAAATCCCGCTCTACATTTTAGGCAGCAGCCTCTTCGGCGCGCAAGTCGCCGCTGCGCTGGGCCTTCCCTATGCTTTCGCCAGCCATTTCGCTCCGGAAATGCTCGACCATGCACTCATGATCTATCGAGACGAATTCCGCCCCAGTGCGCAGTTAAGCAAACCCTACGCCTTCGGTGCCATGACCATAATAGCCGCAGAAACTGATGAAGAAGCGGAATTTCTGGCCAGCTCGCTCCAGCAAAGTTTCATTCGCCTCCGCACCGGCACACCCGGCCAATTGCCCCCACCGATCAAGGACTATAAGCAAAGTCTGCCTCCTCAATACGCTTCGATCCTCAACAGTGTTTTGGAATGCAGCGCCATAGGCGGTCCCGAAAAGGTAAAGGAAGATGTCGCGCGCTTCATCGAGCGCACACAGGCCGACGAAATCATCATCACCAGTTCGATATTCGACCATCAAAAACGCAAAGCCAGCCTCGAAATTGCTGCCTCCGTCTTCTGA
- a CDS encoding sigma-70 family RNA polymerase sigma factor → MKDQDTEQARWFVDEVLPHENDLRGWLRTRFPSIGDVDDLVQEAFTRLLKAHGSGPIVNPRAFLFVVTRNLALNQLRHLKYERPQGATEVDPLSIMDEVNSPPESMVVKEEFQHLIQAIQSLPNRCRQVMTLRKIYGLSQKEVAKKLGISEHTVEAQGTIGLRKCIAFFRQQGYTSRFAK, encoded by the coding sequence ATGAAAGATCAGGACACAGAACAGGCGCGGTGGTTCGTAGACGAGGTCCTCCCCCACGAAAACGACCTTCGTGGCTGGCTGCGCACCCGCTTCCCATCCATTGGGGATGTCGACGATCTGGTTCAGGAGGCTTTTACGCGCTTACTCAAGGCGCACGGTTCCGGACCAATTGTTAATCCGCGGGCATTTCTGTTCGTAGTTACCAGGAATCTCGCGCTCAACCAACTGCGCCATTTGAAGTACGAACGTCCTCAGGGTGCCACCGAGGTCGATCCATTGAGTATTATGGACGAGGTGAACAGCCCGCCGGAATCCATGGTCGTTAAGGAAGAATTTCAACATTTAATCCAGGCAATCCAATCTTTACCCAACCGTTGCCGTCAGGTGATGACCTTACGCAAGATTTACGGTTTGTCCCAAAAGGAGGTCGCCAAAAAACTGGGAATATCCGAGCATACGGTGGAAGCACAAGGCACCATCGGACTGCGCAAATGCATCGCATTTTTCCGGCAACAGGGATATACCTCCCGATTCGCAAAATGA
- a CDS encoding FecR domain-containing protein: MKDSTPDFNEDSQVEQAAAEWVLRIDRGLTAQEQDDYTEWLVEDPSHREAMALFEWGWEEFDRLAGLQTTHHAQVDPDLLAPGNAFIPEPKRNRKLIAWMTALPVAAALALTVYFSWPTQEPGGMEIKPAIELMARIEQRLLEDGSKVEINRGAVVEVVYSANERRVNLTKGEANFKVAKDPGRPFIVNVAGVDVRAVGTIFSVKLSNDEVGVIVTEGKVSVLTKSSETRPDIAVEDSFLGIGQRGIVKLNSKIPYVEVTNLSLPEIEEVMRWQPRLLDFDSAPLGLIVEEFNRSNPIQVVLGDPSLEMIKLSSSFWSDNVEGFVRLMESSFGMKADWRGSREIVLREAQ, encoded by the coding sequence ATGAAAGATTCAACACCCGATTTTAATGAGGACTCGCAGGTCGAACAAGCAGCAGCCGAATGGGTGCTGAGGATAGACCGAGGCCTGACTGCGCAGGAACAGGATGACTACACTGAATGGTTGGTCGAAGACCCAAGTCACCGGGAAGCTATGGCTCTCTTCGAATGGGGTTGGGAGGAATTCGACCGTTTGGCTGGATTGCAGACCACACACCATGCGCAGGTGGATCCCGATCTACTGGCTCCTGGTAATGCGTTTATTCCGGAACCCAAAAGAAACCGGAAACTGATTGCCTGGATGACGGCTCTTCCCGTCGCCGCCGCGCTGGCGTTGACGGTGTATTTTTCCTGGCCAACCCAGGAACCGGGCGGAATGGAGATAAAACCCGCGATCGAATTGATGGCGCGCATCGAGCAACGTTTGCTGGAGGATGGTTCCAAGGTGGAAATTAATCGCGGTGCTGTTGTCGAGGTTGTCTATTCGGCAAACGAACGCCGCGTAAACCTCACCAAAGGTGAAGCTAATTTCAAAGTGGCGAAAGACCCGGGTCGACCGTTTATCGTCAATGTGGCGGGTGTGGATGTTCGGGCGGTGGGTACCATCTTCAGTGTGAAATTGTCCAATGACGAAGTCGGAGTGATTGTTACAGAAGGCAAAGTAAGTGTTCTCACTAAATCTTCAGAAACCAGACCAGACATAGCCGTCGAAGATTCATTTCTCGGGATAGGCCAACGTGGAATTGTGAAACTGAATTCCAAGATTCCCTATGTGGAAGTGACCAACCTGAGCCTGCCGGAAATTGAGGAAGTCATGCGGTGGCAACCACGGTTGCTTGATTTTGATTCGGCACCCTTGGGCCTGATTGTGGAAGAGTTTAATCGCAGCAATCCAATCCAGGTTGTGCTCGGTGATCCGTCCTTGGAAATGATCAAGCTAAGCAGTTCATTTTGGTCGGACAATGTGGAAGGGTTTGTTCGTTTGATGGAATCCAGCTTCGGCATGAAAGCCGATTGGCGTGGAAGCAGGGAGATTGTTCTGCGAGAAGCCCAATAG
- a CDS encoding STN domain-containing protein → MQPDRQSFTHLILVLGFVFSFLLTGCSEKETTRLDIPEGFATNTLKEFARQANVEIIFDPQSVYGVKTHAVSGEHEPRSALRIMLKDTPLTVDFDAESGAYAVIRIKLSGNFNCAPLFDTIAGISYTQFLIQN, encoded by the coding sequence ATGCAACCGGATCGCCAATCATTCACACATCTCATCCTCGTTTTGGGGTTTGTTTTTTCCTTCCTTCTCACCGGGTGTTCGGAAAAAGAAACCACCCGTTTGGACATACCTGAAGGCTTCGCCACGAACACGCTTAAGGAATTCGCCAGGCAGGCGAATGTCGAAATCATTTTTGATCCGCAAAGTGTTTATGGAGTAAAGACCCATGCGGTAAGCGGAGAGCATGAACCCCGTTCTGCCCTGCGTATCATGCTCAAGGATACTCCTCTGACCGTTGATTTTGACGCCGAGTCTGGAGCCTACGCCGTAATTCGTATTAAGCTATCAGGAAATTTCAACTGTGCCCCATTGTTCGATACGATTGCAGGAATTTCTTATACTCAATTTTTGATACAAAACTAA